A genomic region of Lysinibacillus sp. 2017 contains the following coding sequences:
- a CDS encoding F0F1 ATP synthase subunit epsilon, whose amino-acid sequence MKTVTVNIVTPDGPVYDSEVTMVIAKTTSGEIGVLAGHIPMVAPLAIGAVKLKKADGTTEVAAISGGFIEVRPDKISILAPSSEVASSIDVARAKEALVRAEGRLQKKQDDVDFQRAELALKRALNRINVQEGNI is encoded by the coding sequence ATGAAGACAGTTACAGTCAATATTGTCACTCCCGACGGCCCAGTATACGATTCAGAGGTAACGATGGTTATCGCTAAAACAACTTCAGGTGAAATTGGTGTCTTAGCTGGCCATATTCCTATGGTTGCTCCACTTGCTATTGGTGCAGTGAAGCTTAAAAAAGCAGATGGTACTACTGAAGTTGCAGCAATTAGCGGTGGTTTCATTGAAGTACGTCCTGATAAAATTTCGATTTTAGCTCCTTCTTCTGAAGTTGCTTCTTCAATCGATGTTGCACGTGCTAAAGAAGCTTTAGTTCGTGCTGAAGGTCGCCTTCAAAAGAAACAAGATGACGTCGATTTCCAACGTGCTGAACTAGCGTTAAAACGTGCGTTGAATCGTATCAACGTTCAAGAGGGTAATATCTAA
- a CDS encoding F0F1 ATP synthase subunit delta yields MSQTTVANRYAQAIFELALKQNVLTEVGADFQELKKVLASNDEFMALLNAPKISADRKKELVAQLLTGAQPILINAVQFLIEKKRLNELSAVVEQFQALAAASQGSADAKVYSTRELTAEERAEISAAFSKLVGKKQLNITNIIDASLIGGVRVQIGNYIFDSTVASKLEDLKRVLVG; encoded by the coding sequence ATGAGTCAAACGACTGTAGCTAATCGCTATGCACAAGCAATTTTCGAATTAGCTTTAAAACAAAATGTTCTTACTGAAGTAGGTGCAGATTTCCAAGAGCTTAAAAAAGTATTAGCTTCAAACGATGAGTTTATGGCATTACTAAACGCTCCAAAAATCTCTGCTGACCGTAAGAAAGAGCTTGTAGCGCAACTTTTAACTGGTGCACAACCGATTTTAATAAATGCGGTTCAATTCTTAATTGAAAAGAAACGTTTAAACGAATTATCGGCTGTAGTTGAACAGTTCCAAGCATTAGCAGCAGCTTCTCAAGGTTCTGCAGATGCAAAAGTATACTCTACGCGTGAATTAACTGCTGAAGAGCGTGCAGAAATTTCTGCTGCTTTCAGTAAATTAGTTGGCAAAAAGCAACTTAACATTACAAACATTATCGATGCGTCATTAATTGGTGGCGTACGCGTTCAAATCGGCAACTACATCTTCGACAGCACTGTAGCTTCTAAGCTAGAGGACTTAAAACGAGTATTAGTTGGCTAA
- the atpD gene encoding F0F1 ATP synthase subunit beta, with amino-acid sequence MNKGQVLQVMGPVVDVKFANGQLPAIYNALTVTIERPNEAPTTLALEVALHLGDDSVRTIAMSSTDGLQRGAEVTNSGAPISVPVGKATLGRVFNVLGEVIDLGEEIPADVTRNSIHREAPTFDQLSTSVEILETGIKVVDLLAPYIKGGKIGLFGGAGVGKTVLIQELINNIAQEHAGISVFAGVGERTREGNDLFFEMTDSGVIKQTAMVFGQMNEPPGARMRVALTGLTMAEYFRDEDGADVLLFIDNIFRFTQAGSEVSALLGRMPSAVGYQPTLATEMGRLQERITSTTKGSVTSIQAIYVPADDYTDPAPATTFAHLDATTNLERKLSEMGIYPAVDPLASTSRALSPEIVGKEHYAIATTVQRTIQRYRELQDIIAILGMDELSDEDKQTVERARRIQFFLSQNFHVAEQFTGQKGSYVPVKETIRSFKEILEGKWDHLPEDAFRLVGSIDEVVAKAKDMGVQV; translated from the coding sequence ATGAACAAAGGACAAGTTCTTCAAGTAATGGGTCCAGTAGTAGACGTTAAGTTTGCTAATGGTCAATTACCTGCAATTTATAACGCTTTAACAGTTACAATTGAACGTCCAAATGAAGCTCCAACTACTTTAGCTTTAGAAGTAGCGCTACATTTAGGTGACGATTCTGTTCGTACGATTGCTATGTCATCTACTGATGGTTTACAACGTGGAGCAGAAGTAACAAACTCAGGAGCACCAATCTCAGTACCAGTTGGTAAAGCTACACTAGGTCGCGTATTTAACGTACTTGGTGAAGTTATCGACTTAGGTGAAGAAATTCCAGCTGATGTTACTCGTAATTCAATTCACCGTGAAGCACCAACATTCGATCAATTATCAACTTCTGTAGAAATCCTTGAAACAGGTATCAAAGTTGTAGACTTATTAGCTCCTTACATTAAAGGTGGTAAAATCGGTCTATTCGGTGGTGCCGGTGTAGGTAAAACAGTATTAATCCAAGAATTAATCAATAACATCGCACAAGAACACGCTGGTATCTCAGTATTCGCTGGTGTAGGTGAACGTACTCGTGAGGGTAATGACCTATTCTTCGAAATGACTGATTCAGGCGTAATCAAACAAACAGCGATGGTATTCGGTCAAATGAACGAACCACCAGGCGCACGTATGCGTGTAGCTTTAACTGGTTTAACAATGGCAGAATACTTCCGTGATGAAGATGGTGCTGACGTACTATTATTCATCGACAACATCTTCCGTTTCACTCAAGCAGGTTCTGAGGTTTCTGCCCTTTTAGGTCGTATGCCATCAGCAGTAGGTTACCAACCAACACTTGCTACAGAAATGGGTCGTTTACAAGAACGTATTACATCTACAACAAAAGGTTCTGTAACTTCTATTCAAGCGATTTACGTACCAGCCGATGACTATACTGACCCGGCTCCGGCTACAACTTTCGCCCACTTAGATGCAACAACTAACCTTGAGCGTAAACTTTCTGAAATGGGTATCTATCCAGCGGTAGATCCATTAGCTTCGACTTCTCGTGCATTATCACCTGAAATCGTTGGTAAAGAACACTATGCAATTGCAACAACTGTGCAACGTACAATCCAACGTTACCGTGAATTACAAGATATCATTGCTATCTTAGGTATGGATGAATTATCTGATGAAGATAAACAAACAGTTGAACGTGCTCGTCGTATCCAGTTCTTCTTATCTCAAAACTTCCACGTAGCGGAACAATTCACTGGTCAAAAAGGTTCTTATGTACCTGTTAAAGAAACTATTCGTTCATTCAAGGAAATCCTTGAAGGCAAATGGGATCACTTACCAGAAGATGCTTTCCGTTTAGTTGGTTCTATTGATGAAGTAGTAGCGAAAGCTAAAGATATGGGCGTACAAGTTTAA
- a CDS encoding ATP synthase subunit I, translated as MLDLHHIFAMQKKALFFLLAVCALGWGFSPYESVFAGIALGAFFGTYNFWILVRRMEKFDRSISEGKKVASIGTVLRFGSGVAAVAIAISLPQYFHLISTVIGLMIPYIFLVVERIVHHSKSH; from the coding sequence ATGCTAGATTTGCATCACATTTTTGCAATGCAGAAGAAAGCGTTATTTTTTTTGCTTGCTGTTTGTGCGTTAGGCTGGGGATTTTCACCATATGAATCCGTATTTGCTGGTATTGCCCTGGGTGCGTTCTTTGGTACGTATAACTTTTGGATATTGGTTCGACGTATGGAGAAATTTGACCGCTCCATAAGTGAGGGGAAAAAAGTAGCATCTATAGGTACGGTACTACGTTTTGGATCAGGTGTTGCCGCAGTCGCAATCGCAATATCGTTGCCACAATATTTTCACTTAATAAGCACGGTCATTGGACTAATGATTCCGTACATCTTTTTAGTAGTAGAAAGAATCGTACATCATTCTAAAAGCCATTAG
- a CDS encoding DUF1146 family protein: MDLFVQAGQQAITNVLAYIIFIGISFYALQGLRIEQLFKKGRTFQIQLFFVLISIVIGSAVADFFINFLTWSQTIPYIFN; this comes from the coding sequence ATGGATCTTTTTGTTCAAGCAGGTCAACAAGCAATTACAAATGTATTAGCTTATATTATTTTTATAGGTATTTCATTCTATGCGCTACAAGGTCTTCGGATCGAGCAGTTATTTAAAAAGGGGAGAACCTTTCAAATCCAGTTGTTCTTTGTTTTAATAAGTATCGTTATTGGTTCAGCTGTGGCTGATTTCTTTATTAACTTCCTAACTTGGTCTCAAACGATTCCCTACATCTTTAACTAG
- the atpG gene encoding ATP synthase F1 subunit gamma gives MVNLREIKGRINSTKSTKQITKAMQMVSSSKLRRAEQNAKSYVPYMEKIQEVVGSIASGTKDSGHPMLTSRPVKKTAYLVIGSDRGLAGAYNSSILREVQATINARHNSKDEYVILAVGRMVRDYFVKRDHNVIADVVALPDQPSFADIKEIARNAVGMFIDGTYDELHMYYNHFVSAIANEVTVKKVLPLTDITPTSSNASYEFEPSGEAILEVLLPQYAESLIYGAILDGKASEHSARMTAMKNATDNANDLIADLSLQYNRARQAAITQEITEIVGGAAALE, from the coding sequence GTGGTAAATTTACGCGAAATTAAAGGTCGTATTAACTCTACAAAGTCAACAAAACAAATTACGAAAGCAATGCAGATGGTTTCTTCTTCAAAGTTACGTCGTGCAGAGCAAAACGCTAAGTCTTACGTTCCTTACATGGAAAAGATTCAAGAAGTAGTAGGCTCAATCGCTTCAGGTACAAAAGACAGTGGGCATCCAATGCTAACTTCTCGTCCTGTTAAGAAAACAGCTTACTTAGTAATTGGTTCTGACCGTGGTTTAGCAGGTGCTTATAACTCAAGCATTCTACGTGAGGTTCAAGCAACAATCAACGCTCGTCATAACTCAAAAGACGAATACGTGATTTTAGCTGTTGGTCGTATGGTTCGTGATTACTTTGTAAAACGTGATCATAATGTTATCGCAGATGTAGTTGCTCTACCAGACCAACCATCATTTGCTGATATTAAAGAAATCGCTCGTAATGCTGTTGGTATGTTCATTGATGGTACGTATGATGAACTTCATATGTATTACAATCACTTCGTATCTGCAATCGCAAACGAAGTGACTGTGAAAAAGGTTCTTCCTTTAACTGATATTACACCTACATCAAGCAATGCTTCTTATGAATTCGAGCCATCTGGCGAAGCAATTTTAGAAGTATTACTTCCACAATATGCGGAAAGCTTAATTTACGGCGCTATATTAGACGGAAAAGCAAGTGAACATTCAGCGCGTATGACAGCAATGAAAAACGCTACAGACAATGCGAACGACCTTATTGCAGATCTTTCTCTACAATATAACCGTGCACGTCAAGCGGCGATTACACAAGAAATTACAGAAATCGTTGGCGGAGCTGCAGCTTTAGAATAG
- the wecB gene encoding non-hydrolyzing UDP-N-acetylglucosamine 2-epimerase: MTKKFKVMTIFGTRPEAIKMAPLVLELQKHPEQIESIVTVTAQHRQMLDQVLETFKITPDYDLNIMKDRQTLVDVATNALTGLDRVMKEAKPDIVLVHGDTATTFVGSLAAFYNQIAIGHVEAGLRTGQKYSPYPEEMNRQLTGVMADLHFAPTEQSRQNLLKENKVDEAIFVTGNTAIDALKTTVSEHYSHPVLSKMGTDRMILLTAHRRENLGDPMRNMFHAIMRLLAEHDDIQVVYPVHMNPAVREVANEVLGDNPRVHLIEPLEVFDFHNFAARSFMILTDSGGVQEEAPSLGKPVLVLRDTTERPEGIAAGTLKLAGTNEEVIYTMAKELLTNKEAYDAMAHASNPYGDGFASQRIVESLLKFLNK; encoded by the coding sequence ATGACGAAAAAATTTAAAGTAATGACGATTTTTGGTACACGCCCTGAAGCGATTAAAATGGCGCCACTTGTATTAGAACTACAAAAGCATCCGGAGCAAATTGAATCCATCGTGACTGTAACTGCACAACACCGTCAAATGCTTGATCAAGTGTTAGAAACATTCAAAATCACACCAGATTATGACCTTAATATTATGAAGGATCGCCAAACATTAGTCGATGTAGCAACGAATGCCTTAACTGGTTTAGACCGTGTTATGAAAGAAGCGAAGCCAGACATCGTATTAGTACACGGTGACACAGCGACAACTTTTGTTGGAAGCTTAGCTGCTTTTTACAATCAAATTGCAATTGGACATGTAGAGGCAGGGTTACGTACAGGCCAAAAATATTCACCATATCCAGAAGAAATGAACCGTCAATTAACAGGTGTGATGGCAGATTTACACTTCGCACCAACAGAACAATCACGTCAAAATTTATTGAAAGAAAATAAAGTAGACGAAGCAATTTTTGTAACAGGAAATACTGCAATCGATGCATTAAAAACAACAGTTAGTGAACACTACTCACATCCAGTACTTTCAAAAATGGGAACAGATCGCATGATTCTATTAACAGCGCACCGTCGTGAAAACTTAGGTGATCCAATGCGCAATATGTTCCACGCGATTATGCGTTTACTGGCTGAACATGATGACATTCAAGTAGTGTATCCTGTGCATATGAACCCAGCTGTACGTGAAGTAGCCAACGAAGTACTAGGTGACAACCCACGCGTACATTTAATCGAACCATTGGAAGTATTTGATTTCCATAACTTTGCAGCACGTTCGTTCATGATTTTAACGGATTCTGGTGGTGTGCAAGAAGAAGCGCCGTCACTTGGTAAACCGGTATTAGTACTGCGTGACACAACAGAACGTCCTGAAGGAATTGCAGCAGGAACATTAAAACTTGCTGGAACAAATGAAGAAGTCATTTATACAATGGCGAAAGAATTATTAACAAATAAAGAAGCATATGATGCGATGGCACATGCATCGAATCCATATGGTGATGGGTTTGCCTCACAACGAATTGTTGAATCATTGTTAAAATTTTTGAATAAGTAA
- the atpE gene encoding F0F1 ATP synthase subunit C has protein sequence MVGSVGLLAAAIAIGLAALGAGIGNGLIVSKTVEGIARQPEARGVLQTTMFIGVALVEALPIIAVVVAFIVMNK, from the coding sequence ATGGTAGGTTCAGTAGGTTTATTAGCAGCAGCAATCGCAATCGGTTTAGCAGCACTAGGTGCAGGTATTGGTAACGGTTTAATCGTTTCTAAAACAGTAGAAGGTATCGCTCGTCAACCAGAAGCACGTGGCGTTTTACAAACTACAATGTTCATCGGGGTTGCATTAGTAGAAGCATTACCGATCATCGCAGTAGTAGTAGCATTCATCGTAATGAACAAATAA
- the atpA gene encoding F0F1 ATP synthase subunit alpha produces MGIKAEEISSLIKQQIEGYQSELQVSEVGTVITVGDGIARAHGLDNAMAGELLEFSNGVMGMAQNLESGNVGIVILGDYLGIKEGDEVRRTGRIMEVPVGEELIGRVVNPLGMPVDGLGPINTTKTRPIESPAFGVMARKSVHEPLQTGIKAIDALVPIGRGQRELIIGDRQVGKTSVAIDAILNQQGENMICIYVAIGQKESTVRGVVETLRKHGALEYTIVVTASASQPAPLLYLAPFAGISMAEEFMLQGKHVLIVYDDLSKQASAYRELSLLLKRPPGREAYPGDVFYLHSRLLERAAKLNETYNCGSITALPFVETQAGDIAAYIPTNVISITDGQIFLQSDLFNSGVRPAINAGLSVSRVGGSAQIKAMKKVAGTLRLDLAAFRELESFAQFGSDLDAITLAKLERGKRTVEVLKQDLNKPLKVEKQVAILYALTKGHLDDIPVQDIVRFEGEFLSWLDTNHTNVLDHVRTTKELAPDAEYVEALKEFKKSFAKSE; encoded by the coding sequence ATGGGCATCAAAGCTGAAGAAATCAGCAGTCTGATTAAACAGCAGATTGAAGGTTATCAATCGGAATTACAAGTAAGCGAAGTAGGTACAGTTATCACTGTTGGTGACGGTATCGCTCGTGCTCATGGCCTCGACAACGCCATGGCTGGAGAGCTTTTAGAGTTCTCAAACGGTGTTATGGGTATGGCACAAAACCTAGAATCAGGTAACGTTGGTATCGTAATTTTAGGAGACTACCTAGGCATCAAAGAAGGCGATGAAGTTCGTCGTACAGGTCGTATTATGGAAGTACCAGTTGGTGAAGAACTAATTGGTCGTGTTGTAAACCCACTTGGTATGCCAGTGGATGGATTAGGTCCAATCAACACAACAAAAACTCGTCCAATCGAAAGCCCAGCTTTCGGTGTAATGGCTCGTAAATCAGTACATGAACCATTACAAACTGGTATCAAAGCGATTGACGCTTTAGTACCAATCGGTCGTGGTCAACGTGAGTTAATCATCGGTGACCGTCAAGTTGGTAAAACATCGGTAGCTATCGATGCAATTTTAAACCAACAAGGCGAAAACATGATCTGTATCTATGTTGCTATCGGTCAAAAAGAATCAACTGTACGTGGTGTAGTTGAAACTTTACGTAAACATGGCGCATTAGAATACACAATCGTTGTGACTGCATCTGCATCACAACCAGCTCCATTATTATACCTAGCTCCATTTGCAGGTATCTCAATGGCAGAAGAATTCATGTTACAAGGTAAGCACGTTTTAATCGTGTATGATGACTTATCTAAACAAGCATCAGCTTACCGTGAACTTTCATTACTATTAAAACGTCCTCCAGGTCGTGAAGCATACCCTGGTGATGTATTCTACTTACACAGCCGTCTACTTGAGCGTGCTGCGAAGTTAAATGAAACTTATAACTGTGGTTCTATCACAGCTTTACCATTCGTTGAAACTCAAGCTGGCGATATCGCTGCTTACATTCCAACAAACGTAATTTCGATTACAGATGGTCAAATCTTCTTACAATCTGACTTATTCAACTCTGGTGTACGTCCAGCAATCAACGCTGGTTTATCAGTATCACGTGTAGGTGGTTCTGCTCAAATCAAAGCAATGAAAAAAGTAGCTGGTACATTACGTCTTGACTTAGCAGCATTCCGTGAGTTAGAGTCATTCGCTCAATTTGGATCTGACTTAGACGCAATCACACTTGCTAAATTAGAGCGTGGTAAACGTACAGTTGAAGTTTTAAAACAAGACTTAAACAAACCACTTAAAGTTGAAAAACAAGTAGCAATCCTTTATGCATTAACTAAAGGTCACTTAGATGATATTCCAGTACAAGATATCGTTCGTTTTGAAGGTGAATTCTTAAGTTGGTTAGATACAAACCACACAAACGTTTTAGATCACGTTCGTACAACAAAAGAACTTGCTCCAGATGCAGAGTATGTAGAAGCTCTTAAAGAGTTCAAAAAATCTTTCGCTAAATCTGAGTAA
- the upp gene encoding uracil phosphoribosyltransferase: MSKVYVFDHPLIQHKLTYIRDKETGTKEFRELVDEVATLMAFEITRDLPLEEIEVETPVTKAKAKVLSGKKIAIVPILRAGIGMVDGVLKLIPAAKVGHIGLYRDPETLKPVEYYAKLPADVEERDFIIVDPMLATGGSAIEAINSLKKRGAKSIKFMCLIAAPEGVAEIQRLHPDVDIYIASLDEKLNDHGYIVPGLGDAGDRLFGTK, encoded by the coding sequence GTGAGCAAAGTATACGTATTTGACCACCCATTAATTCAACATAAGTTAACTTATATTCGAGATAAAGAAACAGGTACAAAAGAATTTCGTGAATTAGTTGACGAAGTGGCAACATTAATGGCATTTGAAATTACTCGTGATTTACCATTAGAAGAAATTGAAGTGGAAACACCAGTAACAAAAGCAAAGGCAAAAGTTTTATCAGGTAAGAAAATTGCAATCGTTCCAATCTTACGTGCTGGTATCGGCATGGTAGATGGCGTATTAAAATTAATTCCTGCTGCTAAAGTAGGTCACATCGGTCTTTACCGTGATCCAGAAACTTTAAAACCAGTAGAATATTATGCAAAACTTCCTGCTGATGTGGAAGAACGTGACTTCATCATTGTTGACCCAATGCTTGCAACAGGCGGTTCAGCAATTGAAGCGATCAACTCACTGAAAAAACGCGGCGCGAAAAGCATTAAATTCATGTGCTTAATTGCAGCTCCAGAAGGTGTAGCTGAAATTCAACGCTTACACCCAGATGTAGATATTTACATTGCATCTCTAGATGAAAAATTAAATGACCACGGCTATATCGTACCTGGCTTAGGTGACGCTGGAGACCGTTTATTCGGAACAAAATAA
- the atpF gene encoding F0F1 ATP synthase subunit B yields the protein MFLDYLVLGSGAEKLNGGDIIATLFIFLVLMVLLKKFAWGPLMGIMREREELVATGIDAAEKAKKETQALLEEQKSLLKEARTEAQSIIEGAKKQGEASREEIVSVARAEANRLKESAVRDIEAEKEKAIMAVREEVVSLSVLAASKVLGKEISEADNSALIKETIAKAGEAK from the coding sequence GTGTTTTTAGATTATCTTGTACTTGGTTCAGGTGCTGAAAAGCTTAACGGTGGTGATATCATTGCAACTTTATTTATCTTCTTAGTTTTAATGGTACTTCTTAAAAAGTTCGCTTGGGGTCCATTAATGGGCATCATGCGTGAACGTGAAGAATTAGTAGCAACTGGTATCGATGCAGCTGAAAAAGCAAAAAAAGAAACACAAGCACTATTAGAAGAACAAAAAAGTCTTCTAAAAGAAGCTCGCACGGAAGCACAATCGATTATCGAAGGTGCTAAAAAGCAAGGCGAAGCATCTCGCGAGGAAATCGTTTCTGTTGCCCGCGCTGAAGCAAACCGCTTAAAAGAGTCTGCTGTTCGTGATATCGAAGCAGAAAAAGAAAAAGCAATTATGGCTGTTCGTGAAGAAGTCGTTTCATTATCAGTACTTGCTGCGTCTAAAGTTCTTGGGAAAGAAATTTCTGAAGCAGACAATAGCGCATTAATTAAAGAAACGATTGCGAAGGCAGGCGAAGCGAAATGA
- the atpB gene encoding F0F1 ATP synthase subunit A gives MDHTAPEFDLNLGFMVLTFNGGTLLTLTVSAIIVFLIAFIATRKLALKPTGMQNFMEWIMDFVKGIIKSNMDWKTGGRFHVLGITLIMFIAVSNLLGLPLGGIVVNGDLWWKSPTADPVVTMTLATLVLVLTQYYGVKMQGTGGYTKTFFKPMSFMFPLKIIEEFANTLTLGLRLYGNIYAGEILLGLLGGLAGASIFGFVGAIIPMMAWQGFSIFIGFIQAFIFTMLTMVYMAHKVSADH, from the coding sequence ATGGATCATACAGCTCCAGAGTTTGATTTGAATTTAGGCTTTATGGTGCTAACATTCAACGGAGGTACATTGTTAACTCTTACTGTATCCGCTATCATCGTATTTTTAATCGCGTTTATTGCTACGCGTAAATTAGCATTAAAGCCGACTGGTATGCAAAACTTTATGGAATGGATTATGGATTTCGTGAAGGGAATTATTAAGAGCAACATGGACTGGAAAACTGGTGGACGCTTCCACGTTTTAGGTATCACATTAATCATGTTCATTGCAGTTTCGAACTTACTTGGGTTACCATTAGGTGGTATCGTTGTGAACGGTGACTTATGGTGGAAATCACCAACAGCCGATCCAGTTGTTACAATGACATTAGCAACATTAGTTCTAGTATTAACTCAGTATTACGGTGTGAAAATGCAAGGTACTGGCGGATATACGAAAACATTCTTTAAACCAATGTCATTCATGTTCCCATTAAAGATTATCGAAGAGTTTGCCAACACGTTAACTCTTGGTCTACGTCTTTACGGTAACATTTATGCCGGTGAGATTTTATTAGGCTTACTTGGCGGTTTAGCCGGAGCAAGTATTTTTGGCTTCGTAGGTGCGATCATTCCAATGATGGCATGGCAAGGGTTCTCGATTTTCATCGGGTTTATCCAAGCTTTCATTTTCACTATGTTAACGATGGTTTATATGGCTCACAAAGTGAGTGCAGACCATTAA
- the murA gene encoding UDP-N-acetylglucosamine 1-carboxyvinyltransferase translates to MERIIVTGGQKLKGTVRVEGAKNAVLPILAASLLASKDKNIIKDVPNLADVKTISEVLKSLNAIIEYNVEKNEMIIDTSMELSSEAQFEFVSKMRASILVMGSLLARNGFARVALPGGCAIGSRPIELHLKGFEAMGAEISFGHGYVEAKVKEELKGAEIYLDFPSVGATENIMTAAALAKGTTVIENAAKEPEIVDLANFINAMGGRVIGAGTDTIRIEGVKELKGCEHYIIPDRIEAGTFMVAAAITRGDVFIENAVPEHMTALIAKMREMGVEVIEEGEGVRVRANDPLKAVDIKTMPHPGFPTDMQSQMMALMLTAEGTSIITETVFENRFMHVEEFRRMNADAKIEGRSVFIEGRKALQGAEVSATDLRAAAALILTGLVSNGITRVTKLHHLDRGYVDFHKKLASLGATIERIDSEKTVVQESTVTA, encoded by the coding sequence GTGGAGAGAATTATTGTTACTGGGGGCCAAAAGCTTAAAGGTACTGTACGTGTTGAAGGTGCCAAAAATGCTGTGTTACCTATTTTAGCTGCATCTCTATTAGCTTCAAAAGATAAAAATATTATTAAAGATGTGCCCAATTTAGCAGATGTAAAAACAATTAGTGAAGTATTGAAAAGCTTAAATGCAATTATTGAATATAATGTCGAAAAAAATGAAATGATCATTGATACGTCAATGGAACTTTCAAGTGAAGCTCAATTTGAGTTCGTAAGTAAAATGCGTGCGTCAATTTTAGTTATGGGTTCATTGTTAGCACGAAATGGTTTTGCTCGTGTTGCTTTACCAGGTGGTTGTGCAATTGGTTCACGTCCAATTGAATTACACTTAAAAGGTTTTGAAGCTATGGGTGCAGAAATCTCATTTGGTCATGGTTATGTTGAAGCAAAAGTAAAAGAAGAGCTTAAAGGCGCTGAAATTTACTTAGATTTCCCAAGTGTGGGCGCAACAGAAAATATTATGACAGCAGCCGCTCTTGCAAAAGGTACGACAGTTATTGAAAACGCAGCAAAAGAACCTGAAATTGTGGATTTAGCAAACTTCATCAATGCAATGGGTGGCCGAGTAATCGGTGCTGGTACAGATACGATTCGTATTGAAGGTGTAAAAGAGTTAAAAGGTTGCGAACATTATATTATTCCAGACCGTATTGAAGCAGGTACATTTATGGTAGCTGCAGCAATTACACGTGGGGATGTATTCATCGAAAATGCAGTACCTGAACATATGACGGCATTAATCGCTAAAATGCGTGAAATGGGCGTTGAAGTGATTGAAGAAGGCGAAGGCGTTCGTGTGCGTGCAAACGACCCATTAAAAGCGGTGGATATTAAAACGATGCCACACCCTGGTTTCCCGACAGATATGCAATCTCAAATGATGGCGTTAATGTTAACAGCAGAAGGCACAAGTATCATCACAGAAACAGTATTTGAAAATCGTTTTATGCATGTTGAAGAATTCCGTCGTATGAATGCCGATGCAAAAATCGAAGGACGTTCTGTTTTCATTGAAGGCCGTAAAGCGTTACAAGGGGCAGAAGTATCTGCAACGGACTTACGCGCAGCAGCAGCACTTATTCTTACTGGTTTAGTATCAAATGGAATAACGCGTGTAACGAAACTTCATCACTTAGATCGTGGCTATGTCGATTTCCATAAAAAATTAGCTTCTCTCGGTGCAACGATTGAACGTATTGATTCAGAAAAAACAGTAGTTCAAGAAAGTACTGTTACAGCTTAA